The following proteins are co-located in the Sebastes umbrosus isolate fSebUmb1 chromosome 24, fSebUmb1.pri, whole genome shotgun sequence genome:
- the bin1b gene encoding myc box-dependent-interacting protein 1b isoform X10 — MAEIGKGVTAGKLAINVQKRLTRAQEKVLQKLGKADETRDAAFEEMVSNFNKQMTEGTKLQKDLKAYLAAVKTMHDASRRLQDCLADMYEPDWFGKEEMDALTEDTDTLWLDYHQNITDKSLTSLDAYLANFPDIKARIAKRDRKMVDFDSARHHFSSLQKGKKKDEAKIAKQAALLEMAAPSWAQGLISAHQVAQTNLSYNQAEEELGRAQKIFEELNVELQDELPALWDNRVGVYVNTFQRLAGHQEKFHGEMGKLSQNLNDIMTKLEEQRELKKGGAAAAKTGEGAKSEETNHSESASSPPKSAVTNGSDGELPPGFLYKVKAIHDYAATDGDELELKIGDDVLVLAFDNPDEQDDGWLMGVQESHWVQNKDISVKGVFPENFTQKV, encoded by the exons ATGGCCGAGATAGGGAAAGGGGTCACTGCCGGGAAACTGGCCATCAACGTCCAGAAGAGGCTCACCAGAGCGCAGGAGAAG GTCCTGCAGAAGCTCGGCAAAGCTGACGAGACCCGAGATGCTGCGTTTGAGGAGATGGTGTCCAACTTCAACAAGCAGATG ACTGAAGGCACCAAACTGCAGAAGGACCTGAAAGCCTACCTGGCAGCAGTGAAAA CGATGCACGACGCGTCTCGGCGGCTTCAGGACTGTCTGGCCGACATGTACGAACCGGACTGGTTCGGCAAAGAGGAGATGGACGCGTTGACAGAG GACACAGACACTCTGTGGTTAGACTACCACCAGAACATCACGGACAAATCTCTGACCTCTCTGGACGCCTACCTGGCTAACTTTCCAGACATCAAG GCTCGTATAGCGAAGCGCGACAGGAAGATGGTGGACTTCGACAGCGCCCGGCATCACTTCAGCTCCTTacagaaaggaaagaagaaggaTGAGGCCAAGATCGCCAAG CAAGCAGCCCTGTTGGAGATGGCGGCTCCCAGCTGGGCTCAGGGTTTGATATCAGCCCACCAGGTGGCTCAGACTAACCTCTCCTACAACCAG gcggaggaggagctgggCCGAGCTCAGAAGATTTTTGAGGAGCTGAACGTGGAGTTACAAGACGAGCTTCCGGCACTGTGGGACAA tcGTGTTGGCGTCTATGTTAACACATTCCAGCGCCTGGCGGGTCATCAGGAGAAGTTCCACGGGGAAATGGGCAAG CTCAGCCAGAACCTGAACGACATCATGACCAAACTGGAGGAGCAGCGGGAGCTAAA AAAAGGTGGTGCTGCAGCAGCAAAGACAGGAGAAGGTGCCAAGAG cGAGGAAACCAACCACAGCGAATCAGCCAGCTCACCACCAAAG AGTGCGGTGACCAATGGCTCGGATGGAGAACTCCCTCCAGGATTCCTCTACAAG GTAAAAGCGATACATGATTACGCTGCCACTGACGGTGATGAGCTGGAACTGAAGATCGGAGATGATGTGCTGGTTTTGGCCTTTGACAACCCAGATGAACAG gatGACGGCTGGCTCATGGGTGTGCAGGAGTCTCACTGGGTGCAGAACAAAGATATTTCAGTCAAAGGCGTTTTCCCCGAGAACTTCACTCAGAAGGTTTGA
- the bin1b gene encoding myc box-dependent-interacting protein 1b isoform X12 — protein sequence MAEIGKGVTAGKLAINVQKRLTRAQEKVLQKLGKADETRDAAFEEMVSNFNKQMTEGTKLQKDLKAYLAAVKTMHDASRRLQDCLADMYEPDWFGKEEMDALTEDTDTLWLDYHQNITDKSLTSLDAYLANFPDIKARIAKRDRKMVDFDSARHHFSSLQKGKKKDEAKIAKAEEELGRAQKIFEELNVELQDELPALWDNRVGVYVNTFQRLAGHQEKFHGEMGKLSQNLNDIMTKLEEQRELKKGGAAAAKTGEGAKSEETNHSESASSPPKSAVTNGSDGELPPGFLYKVKAIHDYAATDGDELELKIGDDVLVLAFDNPDEQDDGWLMGVQESHWVQNKDISVKGVFPENFTQKV from the exons ATGGCCGAGATAGGGAAAGGGGTCACTGCCGGGAAACTGGCCATCAACGTCCAGAAGAGGCTCACCAGAGCGCAGGAGAAG GTCCTGCAGAAGCTCGGCAAAGCTGACGAGACCCGAGATGCTGCGTTTGAGGAGATGGTGTCCAACTTCAACAAGCAGATG ACTGAAGGCACCAAACTGCAGAAGGACCTGAAAGCCTACCTGGCAGCAGTGAAAA CGATGCACGACGCGTCTCGGCGGCTTCAGGACTGTCTGGCCGACATGTACGAACCGGACTGGTTCGGCAAAGAGGAGATGGACGCGTTGACAGAG GACACAGACACTCTGTGGTTAGACTACCACCAGAACATCACGGACAAATCTCTGACCTCTCTGGACGCCTACCTGGCTAACTTTCCAGACATCAAG GCTCGTATAGCGAAGCGCGACAGGAAGATGGTGGACTTCGACAGCGCCCGGCATCACTTCAGCTCCTTacagaaaggaaagaagaaggaTGAGGCCAAGATCGCCAAG gcggaggaggagctgggCCGAGCTCAGAAGATTTTTGAGGAGCTGAACGTGGAGTTACAAGACGAGCTTCCGGCACTGTGGGACAA tcGTGTTGGCGTCTATGTTAACACATTCCAGCGCCTGGCGGGTCATCAGGAGAAGTTCCACGGGGAAATGGGCAAG CTCAGCCAGAACCTGAACGACATCATGACCAAACTGGAGGAGCAGCGGGAGCTAAA AAAAGGTGGTGCTGCAGCAGCAAAGACAGGAGAAGGTGCCAAGAG cGAGGAAACCAACCACAGCGAATCAGCCAGCTCACCACCAAAG AGTGCGGTGACCAATGGCTCGGATGGAGAACTCCCTCCAGGATTCCTCTACAAG GTAAAAGCGATACATGATTACGCTGCCACTGACGGTGATGAGCTGGAACTGAAGATCGGAGATGATGTGCTGGTTTTGGCCTTTGACAACCCAGATGAACAG gatGACGGCTGGCTCATGGGTGTGCAGGAGTCTCACTGGGTGCAGAACAAAGATATTTCAGTCAAAGGCGTTTTCCCCGAGAACTTCACTCAGAAGGTTTGA
- the bin1b gene encoding myc box-dependent-interacting protein 1b isoform X5 → MAEIGKGVTAGKLAINVQKRLTRAQEKVLQKLGKADETRDAAFEEMVSNFNKQMTEGTKLQKDLKAYLAAVKTMHDASRRLQDCLADMYEPDWFGKEEMDALTEDTDTLWLDYHQNITDKSLTSLDAYLANFPDIKARIAKRDRKMVDFDSARHHFSSLQKGKKKDEAKIAKAEEELGRAQKIFEELNVELQDELPALWDNRVGVYVNTFQRLAGHQEKFHGEMGKLSQNLNDIMTKLEEQRELKKGGAAAAKTGEGAKSEETNHSESASSPPKAVQRPGPPPSRPPPRLTPSPDQRQQQDEASAPDTNTDCSAAATQQAPSWDSWREQTAAEQETLRDEDQYPEEAQAGWDYDESSTQSYTLQPRWDNAETAQGQESWGGNGAAQSYAEPTWDDDGVQVGQGGWGDDGESAVTNGSDGELPPGFLYKVKAIHDYAATDGDELELKIGDDVLVLAFDNPDEQDDGWLMGVQESHWVQNKDISVKGVFPENFTQKV, encoded by the exons ATGGCCGAGATAGGGAAAGGGGTCACTGCCGGGAAACTGGCCATCAACGTCCAGAAGAGGCTCACCAGAGCGCAGGAGAAG GTCCTGCAGAAGCTCGGCAAAGCTGACGAGACCCGAGATGCTGCGTTTGAGGAGATGGTGTCCAACTTCAACAAGCAGATG ACTGAAGGCACCAAACTGCAGAAGGACCTGAAAGCCTACCTGGCAGCAGTGAAAA CGATGCACGACGCGTCTCGGCGGCTTCAGGACTGTCTGGCCGACATGTACGAACCGGACTGGTTCGGCAAAGAGGAGATGGACGCGTTGACAGAG GACACAGACACTCTGTGGTTAGACTACCACCAGAACATCACGGACAAATCTCTGACCTCTCTGGACGCCTACCTGGCTAACTTTCCAGACATCAAG GCTCGTATAGCGAAGCGCGACAGGAAGATGGTGGACTTCGACAGCGCCCGGCATCACTTCAGCTCCTTacagaaaggaaagaagaaggaTGAGGCCAAGATCGCCAAG gcggaggaggagctgggCCGAGCTCAGAAGATTTTTGAGGAGCTGAACGTGGAGTTACAAGACGAGCTTCCGGCACTGTGGGACAA tcGTGTTGGCGTCTATGTTAACACATTCCAGCGCCTGGCGGGTCATCAGGAGAAGTTCCACGGGGAAATGGGCAAG CTCAGCCAGAACCTGAACGACATCATGACCAAACTGGAGGAGCAGCGGGAGCTAAA AAAAGGTGGTGCTGCAGCAGCAAAGACAGGAGAAGGTGCCAAGAG cGAGGAAACCAACCACAGCGAATCAGCCAGCTCACCACCAAAG GCGGTGCAGAGGCCCGGTCCGCCTCCCAGCCGGCCTCCACCCCGACTGACGCCGTCTCCGGACCagagacagcagcaggacgAGGCCTCAGCGCCGGACACCAACACAGACTGCAGCGCCGCCGCGACACAGCAG GCGCCATCATGGGACTCATGG CGAGAACAGACCGCTGCAGAGCAGGAGACCCTGCGTGATGAGGACCAGTACCCAGAGGAGGCCCAAGCGGGCTGGGATTACGATGAAAGCAGCACCCAGAGCTACACCCTGCAGCCCAGATGGGACAATGCAGAAACGGCTCAGGGTCAGGAGAGTTGGGGCGGCAACGGAGCTGCTCAGTCGTACGCCGAGCCAACTTGGGACGACGATGGAGTCCAAGTGGGACAGGGTGGCTGGGGTGACGATGGAGAG AGTGCGGTGACCAATGGCTCGGATGGAGAACTCCCTCCAGGATTCCTCTACAAG GTAAAAGCGATACATGATTACGCTGCCACTGACGGTGATGAGCTGGAACTGAAGATCGGAGATGATGTGCTGGTTTTGGCCTTTGACAACCCAGATGAACAG gatGACGGCTGGCTCATGGGTGTGCAGGAGTCTCACTGGGTGCAGAACAAAGATATTTCAGTCAAAGGCGTTTTCCCCGAGAACTTCACTCAGAAGGTTTGA
- the bin1b gene encoding myc box-dependent-interacting protein 1b isoform X8 — translation MAEIGKGVTAGKLAINVQKRLTRAQEKVLQKLGKADETRDAAFEEMVSNFNKQMTEGTKLQKDLKAYLAAVKTMHDASRRLQDCLADMYEPDWFGKEEMDALTEDTDTLWLDYHQNITDKSLTSLDAYLANFPDIKARIAKRDRKMVDFDSARHHFSSLQKGKKKDEAKIAKQAALLEMAAPSWAQGLISAHQVAQTNLSYNQAEEELGRAQKIFEELNVELQDELPALWDNRVGVYVNTFQRLAGHQEKFHGEMGKLSQNLNDIMTKLEEQRELKKGGAAAAKTGEGAKSEETNHSESASSPPKAVQRPGPPPSRPPPRLTPSPDQRQQQDEASAPDTNTDCSAAATQQSAVTNGSDGELPPGFLYKVKAIHDYAATDGDELELKIGDDVLVLAFDNPDEQDDGWLMGVQESHWVQNKDISVKGVFPENFTQKV, via the exons ATGGCCGAGATAGGGAAAGGGGTCACTGCCGGGAAACTGGCCATCAACGTCCAGAAGAGGCTCACCAGAGCGCAGGAGAAG GTCCTGCAGAAGCTCGGCAAAGCTGACGAGACCCGAGATGCTGCGTTTGAGGAGATGGTGTCCAACTTCAACAAGCAGATG ACTGAAGGCACCAAACTGCAGAAGGACCTGAAAGCCTACCTGGCAGCAGTGAAAA CGATGCACGACGCGTCTCGGCGGCTTCAGGACTGTCTGGCCGACATGTACGAACCGGACTGGTTCGGCAAAGAGGAGATGGACGCGTTGACAGAG GACACAGACACTCTGTGGTTAGACTACCACCAGAACATCACGGACAAATCTCTGACCTCTCTGGACGCCTACCTGGCTAACTTTCCAGACATCAAG GCTCGTATAGCGAAGCGCGACAGGAAGATGGTGGACTTCGACAGCGCCCGGCATCACTTCAGCTCCTTacagaaaggaaagaagaaggaTGAGGCCAAGATCGCCAAG CAAGCAGCCCTGTTGGAGATGGCGGCTCCCAGCTGGGCTCAGGGTTTGATATCAGCCCACCAGGTGGCTCAGACTAACCTCTCCTACAACCAG gcggaggaggagctgggCCGAGCTCAGAAGATTTTTGAGGAGCTGAACGTGGAGTTACAAGACGAGCTTCCGGCACTGTGGGACAA tcGTGTTGGCGTCTATGTTAACACATTCCAGCGCCTGGCGGGTCATCAGGAGAAGTTCCACGGGGAAATGGGCAAG CTCAGCCAGAACCTGAACGACATCATGACCAAACTGGAGGAGCAGCGGGAGCTAAA AAAAGGTGGTGCTGCAGCAGCAAAGACAGGAGAAGGTGCCAAGAG cGAGGAAACCAACCACAGCGAATCAGCCAGCTCACCACCAAAG GCGGTGCAGAGGCCCGGTCCGCCTCCCAGCCGGCCTCCACCCCGACTGACGCCGTCTCCGGACCagagacagcagcaggacgAGGCCTCAGCGCCGGACACCAACACAGACTGCAGCGCCGCCGCGACACAGCAG AGTGCGGTGACCAATGGCTCGGATGGAGAACTCCCTCCAGGATTCCTCTACAAG GTAAAAGCGATACATGATTACGCTGCCACTGACGGTGATGAGCTGGAACTGAAGATCGGAGATGATGTGCTGGTTTTGGCCTTTGACAACCCAGATGAACAG gatGACGGCTGGCTCATGGGTGTGCAGGAGTCTCACTGGGTGCAGAACAAAGATATTTCAGTCAAAGGCGTTTTCCCCGAGAACTTCACTCAGAAGGTTTGA
- the bin1b gene encoding myc box-dependent-interacting protein 1b isoform X11, protein MAEIGKGVTAGKLAINVQKRLTRAQEKVLQKLGKADETRDAAFEEMVSNFNKQMTEGTKLQKDLKAYLAAVKTMHDASRRLQDCLADMYEPDWFGKEEMDALTEDTDTLWLDYHQNITDKSLTSLDAYLANFPDIKARIAKRDRKMVDFDSARHHFSSLQKGKKKDEAKIAKQAALLEMAAPSWAQGLISAHQVAQTNLSYNQAEEELGRAQKIFEELNVELQDELPALWDNRVGVYVNTFQRLAGHQEKFHGEMGKLSQNLNDIMTKLEEQRELNEETNHSESASSPPKSAVTNGSDGELPPGFLYKVKAIHDYAATDGDELELKIGDDVLVLAFDNPDEQDDGWLMGVQESHWVQNKDISVKGVFPENFTQKV, encoded by the exons ATGGCCGAGATAGGGAAAGGGGTCACTGCCGGGAAACTGGCCATCAACGTCCAGAAGAGGCTCACCAGAGCGCAGGAGAAG GTCCTGCAGAAGCTCGGCAAAGCTGACGAGACCCGAGATGCTGCGTTTGAGGAGATGGTGTCCAACTTCAACAAGCAGATG ACTGAAGGCACCAAACTGCAGAAGGACCTGAAAGCCTACCTGGCAGCAGTGAAAA CGATGCACGACGCGTCTCGGCGGCTTCAGGACTGTCTGGCCGACATGTACGAACCGGACTGGTTCGGCAAAGAGGAGATGGACGCGTTGACAGAG GACACAGACACTCTGTGGTTAGACTACCACCAGAACATCACGGACAAATCTCTGACCTCTCTGGACGCCTACCTGGCTAACTTTCCAGACATCAAG GCTCGTATAGCGAAGCGCGACAGGAAGATGGTGGACTTCGACAGCGCCCGGCATCACTTCAGCTCCTTacagaaaggaaagaagaaggaTGAGGCCAAGATCGCCAAG CAAGCAGCCCTGTTGGAGATGGCGGCTCCCAGCTGGGCTCAGGGTTTGATATCAGCCCACCAGGTGGCTCAGACTAACCTCTCCTACAACCAG gcggaggaggagctgggCCGAGCTCAGAAGATTTTTGAGGAGCTGAACGTGGAGTTACAAGACGAGCTTCCGGCACTGTGGGACAA tcGTGTTGGCGTCTATGTTAACACATTCCAGCGCCTGGCGGGTCATCAGGAGAAGTTCCACGGGGAAATGGGCAAG CTCAGCCAGAACCTGAACGACATCATGACCAAACTGGAGGAGCAGCGGGAGCTAAA cGAGGAAACCAACCACAGCGAATCAGCCAGCTCACCACCAAAG AGTGCGGTGACCAATGGCTCGGATGGAGAACTCCCTCCAGGATTCCTCTACAAG GTAAAAGCGATACATGATTACGCTGCCACTGACGGTGATGAGCTGGAACTGAAGATCGGAGATGATGTGCTGGTTTTGGCCTTTGACAACCCAGATGAACAG gatGACGGCTGGCTCATGGGTGTGCAGGAGTCTCACTGGGTGCAGAACAAAGATATTTCAGTCAAAGGCGTTTTCCCCGAGAACTTCACTCAGAAGGTTTGA
- the bin1b gene encoding myc box-dependent-interacting protein 1b isoform X2 has product MAEIGKGVTAGKLAINVQKRLTRAQEKVLQKLGKADETRDAAFEEMVSNFNKQMTEGTKLQKDLKAYLAAVKTMHDASRRLQDCLADMYEPDWFGKEEMDALTEDTDTLWLDYHQNITDKSLTSLDAYLANFPDIKARIAKRDRKMVDFDSARHHFSSLQKGKKKDEAKIAKQAALLEMAAPSWAQGLISAHQVAQTNLSYNQAEEELGRAQKIFEELNVELQDELPALWDNRVGVYVNTFQRLAGHQEKFHGEMGKLSQNLNDIMTKLEEQRELKKGGAAAAKTGEGAKSEETNHSESASSPPKRPGPPPSRPPPRLTPSPDQRQQQDEASAPDTNTDCSAAATQQAPSWDSWREQTAAEQETLRDEDQYPEEAQAGWDYDESSTQSYTLQPRWDNAETAQGQESWGGNGAAQSYAEPTWDDDGVQVGQGGWGDDGESAVTNGSDGELPPGFLYKVKAIHDYAATDGDELELKIGDDVLVLAFDNPDEQDDGWLMGVQESHWVQNKDISVKGVFPENFTQKV; this is encoded by the exons ATGGCCGAGATAGGGAAAGGGGTCACTGCCGGGAAACTGGCCATCAACGTCCAGAAGAGGCTCACCAGAGCGCAGGAGAAG GTCCTGCAGAAGCTCGGCAAAGCTGACGAGACCCGAGATGCTGCGTTTGAGGAGATGGTGTCCAACTTCAACAAGCAGATG ACTGAAGGCACCAAACTGCAGAAGGACCTGAAAGCCTACCTGGCAGCAGTGAAAA CGATGCACGACGCGTCTCGGCGGCTTCAGGACTGTCTGGCCGACATGTACGAACCGGACTGGTTCGGCAAAGAGGAGATGGACGCGTTGACAGAG GACACAGACACTCTGTGGTTAGACTACCACCAGAACATCACGGACAAATCTCTGACCTCTCTGGACGCCTACCTGGCTAACTTTCCAGACATCAAG GCTCGTATAGCGAAGCGCGACAGGAAGATGGTGGACTTCGACAGCGCCCGGCATCACTTCAGCTCCTTacagaaaggaaagaagaaggaTGAGGCCAAGATCGCCAAG CAAGCAGCCCTGTTGGAGATGGCGGCTCCCAGCTGGGCTCAGGGTTTGATATCAGCCCACCAGGTGGCTCAGACTAACCTCTCCTACAACCAG gcggaggaggagctgggCCGAGCTCAGAAGATTTTTGAGGAGCTGAACGTGGAGTTACAAGACGAGCTTCCGGCACTGTGGGACAA tcGTGTTGGCGTCTATGTTAACACATTCCAGCGCCTGGCGGGTCATCAGGAGAAGTTCCACGGGGAAATGGGCAAG CTCAGCCAGAACCTGAACGACATCATGACCAAACTGGAGGAGCAGCGGGAGCTAAA AAAAGGTGGTGCTGCAGCAGCAAAGACAGGAGAAGGTGCCAAGAG cGAGGAAACCAACCACAGCGAATCAGCCAGCTCACCACCAAAG AGGCCCGGTCCGCCTCCCAGCCGGCCTCCACCCCGACTGACGCCGTCTCCGGACCagagacagcagcaggacgAGGCCTCAGCGCCGGACACCAACACAGACTGCAGCGCCGCCGCGACACAGCAG GCGCCATCATGGGACTCATGG CGAGAACAGACCGCTGCAGAGCAGGAGACCCTGCGTGATGAGGACCAGTACCCAGAGGAGGCCCAAGCGGGCTGGGATTACGATGAAAGCAGCACCCAGAGCTACACCCTGCAGCCCAGATGGGACAATGCAGAAACGGCTCAGGGTCAGGAGAGTTGGGGCGGCAACGGAGCTGCTCAGTCGTACGCCGAGCCAACTTGGGACGACGATGGAGTCCAAGTGGGACAGGGTGGCTGGGGTGACGATGGAGAG AGTGCGGTGACCAATGGCTCGGATGGAGAACTCCCTCCAGGATTCCTCTACAAG GTAAAAGCGATACATGATTACGCTGCCACTGACGGTGATGAGCTGGAACTGAAGATCGGAGATGATGTGCTGGTTTTGGCCTTTGACAACCCAGATGAACAG gatGACGGCTGGCTCATGGGTGTGCAGGAGTCTCACTGGGTGCAGAACAAAGATATTTCAGTCAAAGGCGTTTTCCCCGAGAACTTCACTCAGAAGGTTTGA
- the bin1b gene encoding myc box-dependent-interacting protein 1b isoform X3, whose product MAEIGKGVTAGKLAINVQKRLTRAQEKVLQKLGKADETRDAAFEEMVSNFNKQMTEGTKLQKDLKAYLAAVKTMHDASRRLQDCLADMYEPDWFGKEEMDALTEDTDTLWLDYHQNITDKSLTSLDAYLANFPDIKARIAKRDRKMVDFDSARHHFSSLQKGKKKDEAKIAKQAALLEMAAPSWAQGLISAHQVAQTNLSYNQAEEELGRAQKIFEELNVELQDELPALWDNRVGVYVNTFQRLAGHQEKFHGEMGKLSQNLNDIMTKLEEQRELNEETNHSESASSPPKAVQRPGPPPSRPPPRLTPSPDQRQQQDEASAPDTNTDCSAAATQQAPSWDSWREQTAAEQETLRDEDQYPEEAQAGWDYDESSTQSYTLQPRWDNAETAQGQESWGGNGAAQSYAEPTWDDDGVQVGQGGWGDDGESAVTNGSDGELPPGFLYKVKAIHDYAATDGDELELKIGDDVLVLAFDNPDEQDDGWLMGVQESHWVQNKDISVKGVFPENFTQKV is encoded by the exons ATGGCCGAGATAGGGAAAGGGGTCACTGCCGGGAAACTGGCCATCAACGTCCAGAAGAGGCTCACCAGAGCGCAGGAGAAG GTCCTGCAGAAGCTCGGCAAAGCTGACGAGACCCGAGATGCTGCGTTTGAGGAGATGGTGTCCAACTTCAACAAGCAGATG ACTGAAGGCACCAAACTGCAGAAGGACCTGAAAGCCTACCTGGCAGCAGTGAAAA CGATGCACGACGCGTCTCGGCGGCTTCAGGACTGTCTGGCCGACATGTACGAACCGGACTGGTTCGGCAAAGAGGAGATGGACGCGTTGACAGAG GACACAGACACTCTGTGGTTAGACTACCACCAGAACATCACGGACAAATCTCTGACCTCTCTGGACGCCTACCTGGCTAACTTTCCAGACATCAAG GCTCGTATAGCGAAGCGCGACAGGAAGATGGTGGACTTCGACAGCGCCCGGCATCACTTCAGCTCCTTacagaaaggaaagaagaaggaTGAGGCCAAGATCGCCAAG CAAGCAGCCCTGTTGGAGATGGCGGCTCCCAGCTGGGCTCAGGGTTTGATATCAGCCCACCAGGTGGCTCAGACTAACCTCTCCTACAACCAG gcggaggaggagctgggCCGAGCTCAGAAGATTTTTGAGGAGCTGAACGTGGAGTTACAAGACGAGCTTCCGGCACTGTGGGACAA tcGTGTTGGCGTCTATGTTAACACATTCCAGCGCCTGGCGGGTCATCAGGAGAAGTTCCACGGGGAAATGGGCAAG CTCAGCCAGAACCTGAACGACATCATGACCAAACTGGAGGAGCAGCGGGAGCTAAA cGAGGAAACCAACCACAGCGAATCAGCCAGCTCACCACCAAAG GCGGTGCAGAGGCCCGGTCCGCCTCCCAGCCGGCCTCCACCCCGACTGACGCCGTCTCCGGACCagagacagcagcaggacgAGGCCTCAGCGCCGGACACCAACACAGACTGCAGCGCCGCCGCGACACAGCAG GCGCCATCATGGGACTCATGG CGAGAACAGACCGCTGCAGAGCAGGAGACCCTGCGTGATGAGGACCAGTACCCAGAGGAGGCCCAAGCGGGCTGGGATTACGATGAAAGCAGCACCCAGAGCTACACCCTGCAGCCCAGATGGGACAATGCAGAAACGGCTCAGGGTCAGGAGAGTTGGGGCGGCAACGGAGCTGCTCAGTCGTACGCCGAGCCAACTTGGGACGACGATGGAGTCCAAGTGGGACAGGGTGGCTGGGGTGACGATGGAGAG AGTGCGGTGACCAATGGCTCGGATGGAGAACTCCCTCCAGGATTCCTCTACAAG GTAAAAGCGATACATGATTACGCTGCCACTGACGGTGATGAGCTGGAACTGAAGATCGGAGATGATGTGCTGGTTTTGGCCTTTGACAACCCAGATGAACAG gatGACGGCTGGCTCATGGGTGTGCAGGAGTCTCACTGGGTGCAGAACAAAGATATTTCAGTCAAAGGCGTTTTCCCCGAGAACTTCACTCAGAAGGTTTGA